One Rhipicephalus microplus isolate Deutch F79 chromosome 4, USDA_Rmic, whole genome shotgun sequence genomic window carries:
- the Cap-G gene encoding chromosome associated protein G, with the protein MGETREKMDVTSMATLRDVLTVCQDRPNAFERGLEVARKVYENTPFDEFLEELVVCLQVIIPNTDSVEYAEQLLDFAARFIAAPTAPQVAGKSTPTNKLIEPMLRNVLEWSESGKKVIRERCCLFVEKLLGYVVDDSVIGDQLFEEMERAMLTRLRDRIGSVRSHAVGALSRLQDPSDAKCKIVENFLFHVEADPSADVRMAVVSHMVPSSRTLGALIMRSRDTRETVRKRAYERIADKVPVRYLKIKQRTQLLNSGLNDPSNMVKQVVSENLIPAWLKHCQDSVVTLIDLLDVHGGEKLVEALLKVLLKAHSIEFFVKDIKERLLDQDKLIPENKLTCENTLYWRVLVQTLRAQGSTESETWLDEIFPDLTVYCRFVTKYVLSFSTEWEALRQLDHQFASQQLILLLKSADIADIAGREHLLETVRKLLLSPKVGAMQVPHLMKLIRYIHPDPLDTVQEVQGLLPEIQAPMVASEGFPSQETQLEAPLDIMIARLKVQLNVLREELSTCIEKENFDAAKQTKCKITELEGELSHHQSKLAEMSAEPKEVECEKSEAIILKCLTLIAEMIAVTPIMSLTPFLLTCLEDIILPGIIRMDVAIRKQAVRALSFCCVLNKDVAMTHIKLLFEVSFVDQPQIKAVALAGALDVLLAYGLKTFDGMIRSVFEGEDGDENSLPCKVSSGLLVDFLIRCTDMEDQKIRVVAAEGMAKLQLYGHICSPTLMSALILHWINPDADKNSRFHKVLGTFMKTYSLGGPKNTQCFEEAFMPTLDAILTARSEDPLTHLDPVDVLNFLVEVTLLRSPENPFEYASEDEITEPTPHDRLAELLCREVLKDPDSPDSCVFAKALTLLRLTHRCAVSDLMSAVHQMEKKVKSKRTIVLVKRFKEKLLALSPDVAESETDEVSSTSVVIESTTTNESSILSAAKKKRFLRRTIYQGSVLSSPSSTESLGQQKSSQELFSSSISS; encoded by the coding sequence ATGGGTGAGACACGAGAGAAGATGGATGTGACATCGATGGCAACGCTGCGCGACGTTTTGACCGTGTGCCAGGACAGGCCAAACGCGTTTGAACGAGGACTCGAAGTTGCCCGAAAAGTGTATGAGAACACACCTTTCGACGAATTCCTTGAGGAACTCGTAGTGTGCCTGCAGGTCATCATTCCGAACACCGACAGCGTCGAGTACGCCGAACAGCTTCTCGACTTTGCCGCTCGTTTCATCGCTGCCCCGACTGCCCCACAGGTTGCCGGCAAGTCAACTCCTACGAACAAACTTATAGAGCCTATGCTCCGTAATGTGCTGGAGTGGAGCGAAAGCGGCAAGAAAGTTatccgcgagaggtgctgtctttTCGTCGAAAAGCTGCTAGGTTACGTCGTGGACGACAGTGTCATAGGCGACCAGCTATTCGAGGAAATGGAGCGCGCGATGCTGACAAGGCTTCGCGACCGCATCGGAAGCGTTCGCAGTCACGCCGTGGGCGCCTTGTCGCGGCTTCAAGACCCGAGTGACGCCAAGTGCAAGATTGTTGAGAACTTCCTGTTTCACGTCGAAGCCGACCCTTCCGCCGACGTTCGAATGGCTGTCGTTAGCCACATGGTTCCGTCCTCACGCACACTGGGTGCACTTATCATGCGCTCGAGGGACACGAGAGAAACAGTCCGGAAGCGCGCCTACGAGCGCATCGCAGATAAAGTACCAGTGAGGTATCTGAAGATAAAACAACGAACCCAGCTTCTAAACAGTGGCCTCAACGATCCGTCGAACATGGTCAAACAGGTTGTCTCGGAAAATCTGATTCCTGCTTGGCTCAAACATTGCCAGGACAGCGTTGTAACCTTGATCGACCTTCTGGACGTCCATGGAGGAGAGAAACTTGTGGAGGCATTGCTAAAGGTGTTGCTCAAGGCGCACAGTATAGAATTCTTTGTCAAGGACATCAAGGAGCGCTTGCTCGATCAGGACAAGCTCATCCCGGAAAACAAACTTACCTGTGAGAACACGCTTTACTGGCGTGTCCTAGTGCAGACCCTTCGAGCTCAGGGATCAACAGAGTCGGAGACATGGTTGGATGAAATTTTCCCAGACCTGACTGTTTACTGCCGGTTTGTCACGAAGTATGTGTTGTCCTTTAGTACGGAATGGGAAGCGCTTCGTCAGCTAGATCATCAGTTTGCTTCGCAACAGCTCATACTACTACTGAAGTCGGCCGACATTGCTGACATTGCTGGAAGGGAGCACCTTCTTGAAACTGTCAGGAAACTGCTGCTCTCACCGAAGGTAGGCGCAATGCAGGTACCCCACTTGATGAAGCTTATCCGCTATATTCACCCAGACCCACTCGACACAGTGCAAGAAGTTCAAGGGTTGCTGCCCGAGATCCAGGCACCCATGGTAGCCAGTGAGGGCTTCCCATCACAAGAAACACAGCTGGAGGCTCCATTGGATATAATGATTGCCCGGTTAAAAGTACAGCTTAATGTACTTCGAGAGGAGCTCTCAACttgcattgaaaaagaaaatttcGATGCAGCTAAACAGACTAAATGCAAGATCACTGAACTAGAAGGTGAACTTTCTCACCACCAGTCTAAATTGGCGGAGATGTCTGCTGAGCCTAAGGAAGTTGAGTGCGAAAAAAGTGAGGCCATCATTCTAAAGTGCTTGACACTAATTGCTGAAATGATCGCAGTCACACCTATCATGTCACTGACTCCTTTCCTTCTCACATGCCTCGAGGACATCATTCTCCCTGGGATTATCAGGATGGACGTGGCAATTCGTAAGCAAGCAGTGAGAGCACTTTCCTTCTGCTGTGTGCTGAACAAAGATGTTGCGATGACACACATCAAGCTTCTCTTCGAAGTTTCTTTCGTGGACCAGCCACAAATAAAAGCTGTTGCCTTGGCTGGTGCCCTCGATGTTCTTCTAGCATACGGGTTAAAGACATTTGACGGCATGATCAGAAGCGTGTTTGAAGGGGAGGATGGTGACGAGAATTCATTACCGTGCAAAGTGTCATCAGGCCTACTGGTAGACTTCTTGATCAGATGCACGGACATGGAAGATCAGAAAATCAGGGTTGTGGCTGCAGAAGGTATGGCCAAACTACAACTTTATGGCCACATATGTTCTCCGACACTGATGTCAGCATTGATATTGCACTGGATTAATCCGGATGCTGACAAGAACAGTCGGTTTCACAAAGTGTTGGGCACCTTCATGAAAACATACTCACTAGGTGGACCGAAGAATACCCAATGTTTTGAAGAGGCATTTATGCCTACGTTAGATGCTATACTGACAGCTCGCTCGGAAGACCCTCTCACTCATCTTGACCCTGTTGATGTTCTCAACTTCCTCGTCGAAGTGACTCTGCTAAGGTCGCCAGAAAATCCATTCGAGTACGCCAGTGAGGACGAAATAACTGAACCGACCCCGCACGATCGCCTCGCTGAGCTGCTTTGTCGAGAAGTGCTGAAAGACCCAGACTCTCCCGATTCCTGCGTCTTTGCGAAAGCACTCACCCTTCTAAGGCTTACCCACAGGTGCGCCGTGTCGGACCTGATGTCAGCAGTGCATCAAATGGAGAAGAAAGTCAAGTCAAAGCGCACTATTGTGCTGGTGAAGaggttcaaggagaagctactgGCACTGTCACCGGATGTGGCAGAGAGCGAAACCGACGAGGTGTCATCCACGAGCGTTGTAATCGAGAGCACAACCACAAACGAAAGCTCCATTCTTTCTGCTGCCAAGAAGAAACGGTTCCTAAGAAGAACGATCTATCAGGGCAGTGTCCTGTCAAGTCCTTCAAGCACCGAGTCACTAGGACAGCAAAAAAGTTCGCAGGAACTCTTTTCATCCAGTATCAGCTCGTGA
- the LOC142814196 gene encoding uncharacterized protein LOC142814196: MAPRKEAGTSRTGAALCALIFVLLLCSEKGSARPLQAHAAEYSFRHKRQLGGLFSSVLDGVRNLVNTGTSIAGFGTGMLNLGGDEGIGGVVSGLLNLLSIGSEIFTGILGTVLNGDLLGGLLPFFGGQG; encoded by the exons ATGGCACCGAGGAAGGAGGCCGGAACCTCGCGTACAGGCGCAGCCCTTTGTGCACTGATCTTCGTCCTATTGCTTTGCTCAGAGAAAGGGTCCGCGAGACCTTTACAAGCAC ATGCTGCTGAGTACAGCTTCCGGCACAAGCGACAGCTAGGCGGCCTGTTCTCCAGCGTTCTAGATGGAGTCAGGAACCTTGTGA ATACTGGAACGAGCATCGCCGGATTCGGCACTGGTATGCTTAACTTGGGAGGCGATGAAGGTATCGGCGGTGTCGTCAGCGGATTGCTTAACCTTCTCTCGATTGGATCTG AGATCTTCACGGGCATTCTTGGCACCGTGCTGAACGGCGACCTCCTGGGTGGACTGTTGCCTTTCTTTGGCGGCCAGGGATAG